GGCCGAGGTGTTAATGACATGCGCGCAAGAACAAGAACTAGGACAAGGCCACAAGGGATCTAAGCACGGACATCGGGGTCCAGCCCGAGTGCCTATGACTCGTGCGCAAGAGCCACACACTTAGGCATGCCCACCGAATACCTCGTGATAAGCACTTGTGTCTCGGTCTTGGCCTCTGTGGCCTTGGGCCCAAGTGCTCGATAACCAGGCAACTGTCACCGGGGGTCGTGTGACCCCGGGCGGCCTCGATCGATGGCAGCCGATGCCAGATTTGGCTCACCGGCGGCCTAAGCCTTGCGAagggttttgactttttttaaataaataaaaagaaataaagaaatatgcaGCCAAAAAGCCCTTTGATcaaatttctttttgccaaaCGCTATATAATCCAAAGTAGCATTTCAAAGTAATTTTTACTAAACGCTgcttgcattttcccaaagccaCTTTGGCTAAAGACTTGCTGCTGAAAACTCATTTCCAATTCCGTGCCAAGCGCACCCTTAGCATGTTTATCAACCTTCCTTAATGATTGCTTATATACGTAAGCATTGTTCAGAGATAAATTGAAGTCCTAAGTCCTTAATGTGTGGTGCTGAAGCAATGTATGCATGGAGATAATGTAACAAGGACTCCGGGGACAAACAAATATCTATCGCCCTGATGTTAGTGTAAAAGAAACCTCACAGAAGGTTTGATATCTTTTACGTTGAGTGTCGGGAATTCTGCCACGGTAGAGTGTCGTACGTCTCGGATTCACGCCAGGTTACGAATTTGATGATCAACGCCTGAAAATCATGACTGCAAAATTGGTAGTGCAACAGGGTGCAAAACCGCCTTGAAATGTTTTGCCCGGATGGTCACAACCGGATATGCCATTGATCCGTACAAAACTTGCTTGCAGATCATTGCTCGTTTCCCTCTCGTTTTTCGTTTCTTCTTGGTGACAATTCCAtacgcacacgcacacgcacacgcacgaGGACTTTTTCCACTCACTTTGTAACTTGCACGTCCCATGCTTCCCTTTCTTAACGGGAGGGTAAGAGAAGTTATTGAACTTCTTTGCTTGTTACCTCCAAGGGAACTTTCAAATAGAAATGGCTTAGGCCTACGTCCAGCTCATTATAGGCGGCCCAAATCTAAAAACTAATCATCACAATAATGTAGACAAGTTATGGGTGCAATGTTTCGTTTTGGTTCGTAAGATAACTTCCGTCTTTTGTGTTACCTTCCTAATCTGACACTAGCGAAATTCCTCGTTACATCATAAAAATTGgtagtatttttattttcagcttCGTAAGATAACCTTTCATCTTTTAAATGACCATTTTGTCGCTGAAAAAGTAATGGTCCTTGTCTTGTTGTAAAGAGCAATTACGTGCAAAAGTCTTTCTTTCGGTTCATAACAacatatctttcattttcttaaattatcaTTTTGCTACTATTGCAGCAAAACACATCACCCAATCGTAAATAACCATTGATGATAAGGGTTCACAAGATCACTTTGAATTCTGTAAATTGTCATTCCATTTCTTAAATGATAAAGTATCATATCTTGTGGTAAGGAATGTATACCTTACGTATATTCTCATTTCATTCGTAACTGAACCTTTACTTTTGTGAAACCTTTCTTATTCATATTATGCCTTCCGGTTCCTACTATACATGCTCGGTTCCtatttggggccctttttttgaaaatttccccccACATTGCTTTCaagggagagacagagagggagcGAGTGAGCGATGGATTTGCCTCTTTTTTGTCTTATATAAAGCTCGAGCAAAGCCCACCTCTTCATCAGTGAGACATTCACATGTAACACAAGGGTCCCGATTCTCTATCTTGCAGAGAAAATGCCACCATAATCATCTTTGCAGGTCctattttccttccttctcaTCCCACCTTTCAAcatgtttctctctttctctctattgtAGAGAAAATGCCACCATGATGATCTCCGTAAAAGCACAAAACTCAATCGAATGATATTTTCTCGATCTAATTGGTGGTTGTGCAACATATGGAAGCCTTTCTCTATTCAAAACCAACCCAATATATTATAGAGGAGGGATCCAACCATACTTTTCATTACCATCAATAGACTTTACTAGCTAATATGTGAAAATGCATTTGGCGTGCCCACTGATTTTTCACTTTCTCAAGAATCGAAAATAAAATGGTAAAAAGTTTCAATTAACATATTGAAACGAAAACAAAACTGaaatttcttggaaaaaaacccttcaTCATTTACCGACTCCGAACAATAATTAGAGCAATATTGTGGGGAGATATCAAAATATGCATCTTGAAATCATTCCGCTAAATAGATTgtagaaaagaaagagataaaTGGAAACCAATCCGAAGAAAATTTCAATGAGAAGACTAtagaaaatttactaaaaaaatcaaatgcatgCTCTATCTCAATAGGGTCAAAGAAATTAGTAAGTTCAATAGTTAGAAGTTAATGGAATGATAAACCATTTTTTCACTTGGTGAAAGCAAAACTCTTCAGGAACGGACACCACtcgcttttcttctttgaactcttcctcacaaaattacgaaaactCCAATTAACAGAATTCGCAGAAGGAGACAAACTCGGCAAtgccatgaaagaagaaaattcacttttcccatacatgaaaaaaaaaagatgaaagaagaaaaagcaccTTCAGACTCCATTGATCCGAACCCATCATAAGGAAAGTTTTCACATTACTCAACATTAACCAACTCTCTGAATTCGATCAATCCAATATCCACCATGAAAAAACCATCCCAAacctcgaaaaaaagaaagaaaaaggagaggaaaagacAGAAGGATGAACACGAAGGAAAGTAGGACCCGCAAAAGAAGGAACTTAAAAACGGACACTAAGAGAATGCAGAGGATGCTGAGTGGTGGGACCCACAATGGGTAAAATGGTTCTAACACTTTGTTAGGGCTGTTTTAGCCAAACTAGGAGTGAAAAAAGCACGGTCCTTGATGTGAGAAGTCTTTTCCCAAACAAAAATTCAAGGTTATGCTGAGAAAATAATAGTACAAAGAAATCTTGTGAAACGTTAACAAAAATACAATTGTCTAATCATAGTAAATCAGCTACATATGGAGTGTAGACAgagttaaatatttttaagtaTCTTGATGTATCCCGATGCATATAAATCCTTTTAGTAAAACTTACACAACTACGCACATGCAAATAGTACGTATCGATATGATAACAAGTTAAGTGTGTAAGAgtgacaaaaaattttcattaattaagtgAAACTTTAAAAAATGTCGTGAAAATCCATGCAAAGCATGCTTACAAGTACCAGCATTATGGTAAACTtgacctttcttttttggttccgCTGGTTTTTGCCCCTCGTACATCCCATCATGTCATTAACAAAATCGAAGGGGGTATTTGGGAAATAAACCCGCAATTTTTTCGAAACATTAAACATAACTGAAAGACCtaattcattattattattatcattagaAAAAATACCACGTTAATTAACAACACATAGAGAACATGATGCcctatttattataaataatttttttactcattttaCTATTTAATAATTCGTAATCATGTTTTAGTAATTGAACACTCGatattgaaaatcaaaatataattaaatactGTTTAACAAATAACCCGCACAAAGTTCAAACATCGACATTGTCGAATGTTTCACTAATTACAAAGTATCATATTGTTATTGCGATGGACGCATCTAAAGTCAagaattcttcttttccttttaagacGAGAACGGAGGAATACTGCGCTCGTGCCGGAAAAAGTTGTCGGGATCGACCGCGGTCTTCACAAGCACCAACCTGTCGAAATTGTTCTTGAAGTATTTCTTTCCCCAAGCGCTCGCTTGCTTATAACTCGTGTCGCCTTTCACGTTGTTCTTTCCTATGTCGAGATCCCTGTAGTTGATGTAGGCCTCTCGAGGCGATTTCGACACGTACTGCGCCATATAACTGTAGAAGCTTCGTATCCAACTCACATGCTTTGGAGCAACCTCGTTGCCTCCAGTGGTCCAGGCCGTTATGTGCTGGATCTTGTACAAAACCCCAGCTCTATGAGGGAAGGGAATGGCAGATTCGGAAATTTCTGCCATTTTCCCGCCATAGGGATTCCAAATCATTAAAGGGACCCCTTCATCTTCCTCAAAGAACCTCTGCCACATCCCCTCTAAGCCACTCTCGGAGATTGGCTCCTTCACATAATCCGATTTGTTCTTGAAGAATGTTTTGGTGTTGGAGCTCCTGTTGAGCAAGATTTCCAAAGGCTCTCCGGTTGGAAATCCCGCGAAGTAGGCAACGGACTCAATCCAGCTCATCTCGGTGCAGTCCTGCCTCGTGACGTTGAGCTCCGGGAAGCTGTTCCTTGTCACCTTGAGGAGTGAGTCGACCCCGCCAAGGTAAAGGGTGTTGAAAATGGCTTGCATCGTCCTCGTCCCGTTGGGGCCGGAGTTGTAGCTCTGCAAGATCACTCGTATGAATAGGTCCTCGGGGAGCTTGTTTGCGACAAGTTGCCACTGGTGCACGAGCTTCGTCGCATTTTGTTCCAACGTCCTTAGGAGCGTGAACACGGTCACGGTTGACGGCACCGGGACCAGCTTGACTTTCCAGGACACTACCACGCCAAAgctgccgcctcctcctcctcggatCGCCCAGAAGAGATCTTCCCCCATTGATTCTCTATCCAGGAGCTGACCTTGGGCGTCGATCAACTGGGCATCGATTACATTATCGGCAGCAAGGCCATATTTGCGCAGCAGCGTGCCGTAGCCTCCACCGCTAAAGTGCCCGCCAACCCCGACCGTGGGGCAGAGGCCGGCCGGGAAGCCTAGGGTTTTGCTCTTCTCAGCAATCCTATAGTACAGCTCGCCGACCGTCGCCCCCGATTGCACCCATGCTGTTTTTTCCTCCACATCCACGGAGATCGATCGGAGATTCCCCATGTCGACAATGACGAACGGGACTTCAGACAAATACGAAAGGCCCTCGTAGTCGTGACCGCCGCTTCGGGTCCTCATTTGGAGCCCGTACTGTCGAGAGCAGATGATGGCAGCTTGGATGTGGGAGACGTGGAGCGGCGTCACGATGAATAAAGGTTTCGGAGCAGAAGGAGTCAAGAAGCGCAGGTTCTGTAAGGTAACGTCCAAGACAGAAGAGTACGAAGAGTTCATTGGAGTATAAACAAGTTTAGAGATTGCGGTTGCGTTTTCGGAGTGAAGAGAGAGGCATTGCATGAAATTCTCAGGAGCGCTGGTAGAAAAGGCTACCAAAGGAGCTGCAAAGAGAAGGAGACATGCCAAGTGATGGCGCAAAGTGAAGTTGGCCATCTTCATTTGTGACTTTGTTCTCTTGAGCTTGCATTACCAACTCTATTAACCATGCCTTATTTATAGTGCATGCGAGGGCACTTACGGCGAAACTTCCGATCGTAGAATTCCACCCTTCCCTTCCAGTTGGTGATAATCGAAATGGACGAAATTAGCTGAATTTTCTCATATTCATGTACACGAAAGTTGGCACGATACTAGGGTTAAACTTTCTCATATTCCCGGCCATTGAAGTCTTTGAATTCCATAGACTGTCTGGCACATTGTTTTTTAAGATTATATTTGTCGTCGTGGGAGAATGATTAAGACCTTTTACAGATAATTATGCACGTAGTTATCTTGCAAGTGACACataaaccaaagaaaaagtcaaaacttgGTTCGGCAATGCCTTTTCATATAGCAAAAGTGACGTGATTCAATTGTTATATACTCGTCAAACGTCAATGTTTTATCGATATAGATTTGTCTCCTCTTTGTCAAAGTTTGCATCTGCCTAAGAACATAACCTTTCGACCGACTTATGCGAATCTTCAACAATTAGACAATTTTCAATCTTGCCAAGCTGTCTCTGTTATCACCTGGAGATATGATTCCATATATTGCTTTCCTGGAAAATTCATAGTCATTAAATTaagtctcaaaaaaaaaaaaacaaatacgaTTATTGACCTTCTTCCGGTCAATTAATCAGGTGCTATGCCattgatttttcttacttttctaTGTAGTTACGTCGTGTATATTCAACATGTGCTGCTATTGAACATCTTCTTCAATCAATACTTCCCAAAATTCAAACACCTAGAAGATTTTGTATATATTTGACCCCAGTAACTTGATTATGTTTTGCAAACTATCCAAGGATTCATATTGAACCTTCTTCATGAACATGATGCTTGGTTGCGTGGTCCTTCGTTTCTTTGCTCTTATCTTCTTGGCTTAAAATCAAATGATCCATGTCAATGCTTTACCAACTACATACATGTgataaagaaatttttttgtttctctcaaCACGTTTCAGCAACCCATGCATTGCACGGGTAGATACGTTGAATTAATTAGTCGAGAGCAAATTATCGAAAAGAAAGTAAACATAAGCCTTACAAATTGAGATGAGAAGTACTAATTAGATGTACTCATCCTTGATTAGTATTTAATACTCacagggaaaaattcaaaatgcccTATGAAGTGAGGCCGCTTTCTTAAAAGAGCCTTCTAGAGTGGtgtttgtccaaaaaaaaaaaacaaaactctcGAAGTTAACGATTTTGTCACAACTGACTTCCCAATTAACAGGCGGCTCAAACCTTCGCTGGTCGGCTAGCATACGCATCTCACATATCATTTTCCTTGCCATGGCCAGGGGTATCTAGGGCACAAGaactttgtttcctttttgttttgtccaCAAGACAGCGACAACATCCTCCGTGGCCGTGTTTTACACATTCATTAGCCTCCCCATCAGCGATCTCATGAGCCTCGCATCCTCACTCATTGCCCACCTCCCTTCCGCTGAGCATCGAGACCATTTGTGTCAATCTCAAAGCCCTTTCAACGGTTGGACCAATGGAGTCTGGATTGGAGATGAAACCAGTGAAAGAATTGGACAAGATGATCTTTCACTTTGTTTCTTACAAGTATTTTAAGTACAAGAGAGCTAATGAGTTTTTGGAAGACATTAGCTAGAATAATTGTAATGTAATAAGTTTCATAGCTATGGCTTTTATACATAGAAAGATAACATTCTGCATGCAAAATTAGATAGAATGActttgtcaattttgaaaactcTCACTACACTTGCCAAGAGTATAAGAATTGATTGAGTGGTCTTGATCATATTAGAGAGGAAGTTTTGTAGTTGTTTTGCTGTTGAGCGATGTTTTCTCCAATACGGCCCCTCAAGAGAGGCATTCCATCATGAATGCCGATCTTGGACCGTTAAATGGAGAAACCATTGTCAAGCAAGAGGCTTTGTTAGTGCATCCACGAGTTGATTATGAGTAGACACGTGACTCACTCGTAACAGGCCTTTGTTAACCATGTTACGAATAAAGTGATAATCAATGGCAATGTTGTTTCGTCTTGAAGTGAAAAACAAGATTAGCGATCACATATGTAGCACCAATATTATCATAATAACTTTGGTAAAATTCTACCTCCATGATGTGCTCCTTGACATCGTCAATCCCATCCATCATATCAAACATGGTGGCCTTCAATGTGGTGAGATTTTCCTCAAAAGCGGATACGACGTCCGTCGAAACTCCTCTCTTCTTGGACTTTTCGCGGGTCTCCTTCTCTTGGAGAGCCTCGACGCTGTCAATTTTGGTAGTTGAAGCCATTGTCGAAGGATCGTGGCTCTAATGCCACTTGTCTCGGGATGATTCTTTTGATCACGAACTGTGTGACACTTAGACCATGAATTGCTCGAATCGGCCAAAGTAAACCTTGATCTCCGTCTTACTCTCACACTCACGGAAGGAAatcttagagagagaaagtagagagagGCTCTATGATATTTGTATTACTCAAATGAATTCAATGATCCAACTAAGGGGAGGACTCCGTTATTTATACAAAAATCCCTCTACCTACAACCATTGACTTGTACTCGATCTAACGGTAGAAGATGTCAATCCTCATCTATTTGATCCAAGGGTGGAAATCCCTTTAATCTAGCGGCGGAGGATGGTGATCCTCGTAACATTATTCCAACGGTGGAGATTATCCTCATTAAATAATTGAGATACTCAATCCTTATCACACAAATCCGAAGGTGGAGATTGAGCCCCTTTGCGATCTAACGGCTGGGATGAACTTTCCAAGGATTGATGACATGTCGCTTTTTGATTCATGACACGGTTACGATGCCCTCACAAACCATAGAGCGGCGGCCGGAGGTGGCGGACGGCAGCGGCAGTGGTGGTGGGCAATGGCAATCGACAATGGTGAGCGGcgggaaataataaaaaattatttttaaaaaaaatgaaaaaatttaaagttttttagaaaaaaaattaaaaaaatttcaattgcgtgttttagcaatatcattttttattaaattataataaataaatattcacGATTTTGTTAAATATTGAAGTATTTAAATAACACGGATCGAGTCGGTTTGGATATGggttgttaaatttgtattgtatgaaaatgggcCAACATAGGTTggaccatatttgacccaatcCAAATCCGGCTCTACCtatccatttgacacctctataaATGGCTAAATGCATCATAATGAGTTGGGAACAAACCTATTTGAGACCCATTTTCATAGCTCTTTGCCCCAGCAGGCGACTTCTTCCTCTCCATCACCTACAACTTTGAGAGCATCTATGAGGGTGACAAGGAGGGCATCACATCTGCTGCTCCACACATGTTCCTCCTTGCAAGCCAGGTCATGGAGGACATGGCGTTCTCGGGGTGGTTCTCATCGCCGATCgtagagaggaggagggagagattttatttgattttttgggCTTGAGGTCGCGGTGCTTTGCTCTCGATACATgaaataatttcaatttttcatttgttcttaCCTCCTCACAACCAAACAAAACTCCAAAATCCTCAACTCATAGCATCTCACCTCAAGGCTCACTCCCACATTCTTTAGCTTCTGCTAGAATTCACTGGCAACCCACTCATATCTTTATCATCACTCAAACAATAACCAATCATCTCCCTTCAATTTCATCACGCATACAATGAAGCCAATTTCCCACAATATATTCCCTTTTGAAACCACCCCTTATTTGCTTCAAACCAAACCGGCCCACCATCTCCAAATTTCTCTGTTCCCCATCAGTTTCCtcgaatttttaagaaaaatttcaaataagaactcgAAGTATGgctattttcataaataaaggcctaaattggacattatttgaaatgatgACTTGGAGTGGCTAAATCaatctcaaataaagacctaagcTCATTGGCCGGTCCAATGTTCACCGAGAGCAGAGAATGTGACATTTCCAGTGATCGGAACAAgggaattttttccaaaaaaattgggtaaaaattaataaaccctaaaacaaaaacaaaaaactgcAAATATTTCTGGATTCTTCTTCCCCCATCACTAAGAGCACACATTGTCTACGAAGTTGGATCACCTAAATATTGTGTTCGTGGAGGACGATTGGAGTAcccaaattctttttttgtcttctacCCTCTTGTTGAGCacccaaattggagaaaatttcaaataagagccccaaGTGCTTTCAAATAAATACTTGAGGTGCcatcattgtctcaaataagggcctgaaatgacCATGGCTATTTTAAATAATGGCCTCACCTTGCTATCGGTAGACCAGCTAAATATTTCGatcgatcaagggcattttggtcaaaatgctattttaacctaatttttaattaaattaattaaaaattaagaaaaatagaaactacaaactgaaaaaaaaaaaaacaaacaaaaaaaaaaaaacaaacaaacaaggaAATACAGGCACAAGAGGATAACCTCCCGCCTATAGCATTTGCCCCACCGTCGATAGGGTAGTAGCGATGGCGGGCGAGGTTGTCGGCGCTTTGGCTAGTACCGACAACCCCACCGACCAAAGACGAAGATCACGATGCTCCCTCGACCCGGGCGAGGGTCATGCCCTCTTCCTTTTCTAGCGAGGGCTAGTAGGCCCTCGCCTACGATTGGCGGGGTCGCCGGTCCTAGTCAAAGCTTCGGCAACCCCACCGGCCATCACCGCCATCCCGCCGGCGATGGGGCAGCTGCCACCGGCGAGAGGGCAACCTCTTGCTTGTGTCTTTGGTTTTTCACTttcgattttttgttttttaaaatttttgaaaaataaagaaaagggataACCAaagaaagataataaaataataaaaaagggtaaataaaaaatgcCCTACAACTAGTGagttaggcccttatttaaaacaatatctacttcatgcctttatttgagataataagggcacttcaaacccttatttgaataaAGTCAActtaaaatgaaaatacttagggccctttctttgaaaattttcccccaCACTGCTTTCGGGGGAGAGACATAGAGGGAGCAAGTGAGCGATGGATTTGCctatttttttgtcttagataAAGCTCGAGCAAAGCACACATCTTCGTCACTAAGACATTCGCATGTAACACAAGGGTCCCGATTCTCTATCTTGCAGAGAAAATGCCACCATAATCTTCTTTGCAGGTCctattttccttccttctcaTCCCACCTTTCAGCATGTTTCTCTCTGTCTCTATATTGTAGAGAAAATACCACCGTGATGATCTCCGTAAAAGCACAAGACTCGATCAAATGATGTTTTCTTGATCTAATTGGTGGTTGTACAACATATGGAAGCCTTTCTCTATTCAAAACCAACCCAATATATTATAGAGGAGGGATCCAATCATACTTTTCATTACCATCAATAGACTTTACTAGCTAATATGTGAAAATGCATTTGGCGTGCCCACTGATTTTCCACTTTCTCAAGAACCGAAAACAAAATGGTAAAAAGTTTCAATTAACATATTGAAACGAAAACAAAACTGaaatttcttggaaaaaaacccttcaTCATTTACCGACTCTGAACAATAATTAGAGCAATATTGTGGGGAGATATCAAAATATGCATCTTGAAATCATTCTGCTAAATAGATtgcagaaaagaaagagatcAATGGAAACCAATCTGAAGAAAATTTCAATGAGAAGACTAccgaaaatttactaaaaaaatcaaatgcatgCTCTATATCAATAGGGTCGAAGAAATTAGTAAATTCAATAGTTAGAAGTTAATGGGATGATAAACCTTTTTGTCACTTGGTGAGAGCAAAACTCTTTAGGAACGGACACgactctcttttcttctttcaactcttcctcacaaaattacaaaaactccAATTAACAGAATTCGCAGAAGGAGACAAACTCAACAATGCCATGGTGGGACCCACAATAGGTAAAATCGTTACAACACTTTGTTGGGAGTGTTTTAGCCAAACTAGAAGTGGAAAAAGCGCGGCCCTTGACGTGAGAAGtcttttcccaaataaaaattcaaggtTTTGctgagaaaaataatattacaaAGAAATCTTGTGAAACGTTAACAAAAATACAATTGTCCAATCATAGTAAAATCAGCTACATATGGAGTGTAGACGgagttaaatatttttaagtaTCTTGGTGTATCATGATGCATATAAATCCTTTTAGTAAAACTCACTCAACTACGCACATGAAATAGTACGCATCGATATGATAACAACTTAAGTGTGTAAGTGTGACAAGAACTTTTCGTTAATTAAgtgaaactttaaaaaaatgtcgTGAAAATCCATGCAAAGCATGCTTACAAGTAACAGCATTATGGTAAACTTGACCTTTATTTTTTGGTTCCGTTGGTTTTTTCCCCTCGTACATCCCATCATGTCATTAACAAAATCGAAGGGGGTTTTTAGGAAATAGAtcctttattttttcgaaaCATTAAACATAACTAAAAGACCTGATTCATTATTATgattattattagaaaaaataCCACATCAATTAACAACACATAGAGAACTTGATGCcctatttattataaataatttttttttactcattttactttttaataattcttaATCATATTTTAGTAATTGAACACTcgatattaaaaatcaaaatataattaaatactGTTTAACAAATAACTCGCACAAAGTTCAAACATCAACATTGTCAAATGTTCCACTAATTACAAAGTATCATATTGTTATTGCGATGAACACATCTAAAGTCAagaattcttcttttccttttaagatgAGAACGGAGGAATACTCTGCTCGTGCCGGAAGAAGTTGTCGGGATCGACCGCGGTCTTCACAAGCACCAACCTGTCGAAATTGTTCTTGAAGTATTTCTTTCCCCAAGCGCTCGCTTGCTTATAACTCGTGTCGCCTTCCACGTTGTTCATTCCTATGTCGAGATCTCTGTAGTTGATGTATGCCTCTCGAGGCGATTTCGACACATACTGCGCCATATAACTGTAGAAGCTTCGTATCCAACTCACATGCTTTGGAGCAACCTCGTTGCCTCCAGTGGTCCAGGCCGTTATGTGCTGGATCTTGTACAAAACTCCCGCTCTATGAGGGAAGGGAATGGCAGATTCGGCAATTTCTGCCATTTTCCCGCCATAGGGGTTCCAAATCATTCTAGGCACCCCTTCATCTTCCTCAAAGAACTTCTCCCACATCCCCTCTAAGCCACTCTCGGGGATTGGCTCCTTCACGTAATCCGATTTGTTCTTGAAGAATGTTTTGGTGTTGGAGCTCCTGTTGAGCAAGATTTCCAAAGGCTCTCCGGTTGGAAATCCCGCGAAGTAGACAACGGACTCAATCCAGCTCATCTCGGTGCAGTCCTGCCTCGTGACGTTGAGCTCCGGGAAGCTGTTCCTTATCACCTTGAGGAGTGAGTCGACCCCGCCGAGGTAAAGGGTCTTGAAAATGGCTTGCATCGTCCTCGTCCCGTTGGGGCCGGAGTTGTAGCTCTGCAAGATCACTTGTAAGAATAGGTCCTCGGGGAGCTTGTTTGCGACAAGTTGCCACTGGTGCACAAGCTTCGTCGCATTTTGTTCCAACGTCCTTTGGAGCGCGAACACAGTCACGGTCGACGGCACCGGGACCAGCTTGACTTTCCAGGACACTACCACG
The sequence above is drawn from the Rhodamnia argentea isolate NSW1041297 chromosome 9, ASM2092103v1, whole genome shotgun sequence genome and encodes:
- the LOC115733783 gene encoding berberine bridge enzyme-like 26; the encoded protein is MKMANFTLRHHLACLLLFAAPLVAFSTSAPENFMQCLSLHSENATAISKLVYTPMNSSYSSVLDVTLQNLRFLTPSAPKPLFIVTPLHVSHIQAAIICSRQYGLQMRTRSGGHDYEGLSYLSEVPFVIVDMGNLRSISVDVEEKTAWVQSGATVGELYYRIAEKSKTLGFPAGLCPTVGVGGHFSGGGYGTLLRKYGLAADNVIDAQLIDAQGQLLDRESMGEDLFWAIRGGGGGSFGVVVSWKVKLVPVPSTVTVFTLLRTLEQNATKLVHQWQLVANKLPEDLFIRVILQSYNSGPNGTRTMQAIFNTLYLGGVDSLLKVTRNSFPELNVTRQDCTEMSWIESVAYFAGFPTGEPLEILLNRSSNTKTFFKNKSDYVKEPISESGLEGMWQRFFEEDEGVPLMIWNPYGGKMAEISESAIPFPHRAGVLYKIQHITAWTTGGNEVAPKHVSWIRSFYSYMAQYVSKSPREAYINYRDLDIGKNNVKGDTSYKQASAWGKKYFKNNFDRLVLVKTAVDPDNFFRHERSIPPFSS
- the LOC125316579 gene encoding berberine bridge enzyme-like 26, yielding MKMANFTLRHHLACLLLFAAPLVAFSTSAPENFMQCLSLHSENATAISKLVYTPMNSSYSSVLDVTLQNLRFLTPFAPKPLFIVTPLHVSHIQAAIICSRRYGLQMRTRSGGHDYEGLSYLSEVPFVIVDMGNLRSISVDVEEKTAWVQSGATVGELYYRIAEKSKTLGFPAGLCPTVGVGGHFSGGGYGTLLRKYGLAADNVIDAQLIDAQGQLLDRESMGEDLFWAIRGGGGGSFGVVVSWKVKLVPVPSTVTVFALQRTLEQNATKLVHQWQLVANKLPEDLFLQVILQSYNSGPNGTRTMQAIFKTLYLGGVDSLLKVIRNSFPELNVTRQDCTEMSWIESVVYFAGFPTGEPLEILLNRSSNTKTFFKNKSDYVKEPIPESGLEGMWEKFFEEDEGVPRMIWNPYGGKMAEIAESAIPFPHRAGVLYKIQHITAWTTGGNEVAPKHVSWIRSFYSYMAQYVSKSPREAYINYRDLDIGMNNVEGDTSYKQASAWGKKYFKNNFDRLVLVKTAVDPDNFFRHEQSIPPFSS